One Coffea arabica cultivar ET-39 chromosome 5c, Coffea Arabica ET-39 HiFi, whole genome shotgun sequence DNA window includes the following coding sequences:
- the LOC113743417 gene encoding putative cyclin-D6-1, which yields MEFEFNLENPLPISQELLKEDSTVTSLFNIEADHMPSETYSQSLKHLSLQYNVREKIVSLILNFSQNFDPLLSYLAINYLDRFLSSQPLSEEKPWILGLVAVSCVSLAMKMRKTESSVSDIQHDGGFIFDAQTIERMELFILGALKWRMRSITPFCFINCFISLFKFKDLPSTQALKSRATKIILKAQNEIKLWEFKPSIISASALLSASHELFPLQFPCFRNAISSCSYVNKENLLNCCKMMQEMAMEDYESVLDMVSSSNTPANVLDLHCSSSSSSDIEQTNPSEATFRLEKVPKRRKIGGFKSQNAYNEKLSQRQKR from the exons ATGGAATTCGAGTTCAATCTTGAAAACCCTTTACCAATTTCTCAAGAACTGCTCAAAGAAGACTCAACTGTGACTTCCCTATTTAACATTGAAGCTGATCACATGCCTTCAGAAACTTACAGTCAGAGTCTAAAACATTTAAGCCTTCAGTATAATGTTAGAGAGAAAATTGTCTCTTTAATCTTGAACTTTTCTCAGAACTTTGATCCGTTATTATCTTATCTTGCCATCAATTATCTTGATCGGTTCCTCTCTAGCCAACCATTATCG GAAGAGAAGCCATGGATCTTGGGACTTGTCGCAGTTTCTTGTGTTTCATTAGCTATGAAGATGAGAAAAACAGAGTCCTCTGTCTCCGATATTCAG CATGATGGTGGATTTATATTTGATGCACAAACAATTGAAAGAATGGAGTTGTTCATTCTTGGAGCTCTTAAATGGCGAATGAGGTCCATCACACCATTCTGTTTCATCAACTGCTTCATCTCTTTGTTCAAATTCAAAGACCTTCCATCAACTCAAGCCCTCAAATCTAGAGCTACTAAAATCATCCTCAAAGCTCAAAATG AAATCAAGTTGTGGGAATTCAAGCCATCAATAATATCAGCCTCAGCACTTCTCTCTGCTTCTCATGAATTATTCCCTCTGCAGTTTCCCTGTTTTAGGAATGCAATCTCAAGCTGTTCATATGTAAATAAG GAAAATCTTTTAAACTGTTGTAAAATGATGCAAGAAATGGCGATGGAAGATTATGAGTCAGTTTTGGACATGGTATCCAGCTCAAACACACCAGCCAATGTGCTGGATTTGCACTGCTCGAGCTCATCAAGCTCAGACATCGAGCAGACCAACCCAAGTGAGGCCACATTTAGGCTTGAGAAAGTCCCGAAACGTCGAAAGATTGGTGGGTTCAAAAGCCAAAATGCATATAATGAGAAGCTTTCCCAGAGGCAAAAGCGCTAG
- the LOC113687874 gene encoding tryptophan decarboxylase TDC2-like, with protein sequence MGSLHENNVYFSSSKVVGEFKPLDPEEFRRQAHQMVDFIADYYKNIENYPVLSQVEPGYLRNRLPETPPYKPEPFDNILRDIQNDIIPGMTHWLSPNFFAFFPATVSSAAFVGEMLCTCFNAVGFNWLASPAATELEMVVMDWLAQLLKLPKSFMFSGSGGGVIQGTTSEAILCALVAARDRALKSLGAAGISKLVAYCSDQTHSTYSKACKLAGIFPCNIRIIPASADSNFALSPVVLRGVIEADVASGLVPLFLCASVGTTSTTAVDPVSQLAKVANEHEVWIHVDAAYGGSACICPEFRHYLDGVERVDSLSLSPHKWLLSYLDCSCLWVKKPDLLVKALNTNPEYLKNKRSELDSVVDYKDWQIGTGKRFKALRLWLIMRSYGVANLQSHIRSDVRMAKMFEGFVKSDPWFEIVVPRTFSLVCFRLNPFKESNPSYVEHLNKKLLDSVNSTGRLYMTHSVAGEVYMLRFAVGATLTEERHVCAAWKLIKESAEALLKRSYYNSV encoded by the coding sequence ATGGGCAGTCTTCATGAAAACAATGTCTATTTTTCCTCATCAAAAGTAGTTGGTGAATTTAAACCACTTGACCCTGAGGAATTCAGAAGACAAGCCCACCAAATGGTAGACTTCATAGCTGATTACTACAAAAACATTGAAAACTACCCAGTTCTTAGCCAAGTTGAGCCAGGATATCTCCGAAACCGTCTCCCCGAAACACCGCCGTATAAGCCAGAACCATTCGACAACATTCTCAGGGATATTCAAAACGACATAATCCCTGGAATGACTCATTGGTTAAGCCCTAACTTCTTTGCATTCTTCCCCGCAACCGTGAGCTCAGCTGCGTTCGTCGGGGAGATGCTTTGCACTTGCTTCAACGCTGTCGGGTTCAACTGGCTCGCCTCCCCGGCCGCCACCGAGCTTGAGATGGTTGTGATGGATTGGTTGGCTCAGCTGCTTAAACTTCCCAAGTCTTTCATGTTTTCCGGCTCTGGCGGTGGTGTCATTCAAGGAACCACCAGTGAAGCCATCCTCTGTGCCCTTGTTGCCGCCCGTGACCGGGCTCTCAAGAGCCTCGGCGCCGCCGGAATCAGCAAGCTTGTAGCTTATTGCTCCGATCAGACTCATTCTACGTATTCTAAAGCTTGCAAGTTGGCTGGTATTTTTCCATGCAACATTAGAATAATTCCCGCGTCCGCTGATAGCAACTTTGCCTTATCCCCTGTTGTCCTACGTGGAGTGATCGAAGCTGACGTGGCATCAGGCTTGGTCCCACTTTTTCTCTGTGCTTCTGTGGGGACCACTTCAACCACAGCCGTCGACCCAGTGAGTCAGCTCGCTAAGGTGGCAAATGAGCACGAGGTCTGGATTCACGTGGATGCAGCCTACGGAGGCAGCGCATGCATTTGTCCCGAGTTCCGACACTATTTAGATGGAGTCGAGCGAGTTGACTCACTGAGTCTAAGCCCGCATAAGTGGTTACTCAGTTACTTGGACTGTAGTTGCTTGTGGGTCAAGAAACCCGACTTGCTAGTTAAGGCGCTCAACACAAATCCGGAGTATTTGAAAAACAAACGGAGCGAGTTGGACTCGGTGGTGGATTATAAGGATTGGCAAATCGGAACCGGCAAACGATTCAAAGCGCTCCGATTGTGGCTCATTATGCGTAGCTATGGTGTCGCAAATCTTCAGAGTCACATTCGATCGGACGTTCGAATGGCCAAGATGTTCGAAGGGTTTGTCAAGTCAGACCCATGGTTCGAGATAGTCGTGCCAAGAACCTTTTCACTGGTGTGTTTTAGGCTGAACCCGTTCAAAGAATCCAACCCGTCTTACGTCGAACATCTCAACAAGAAACTCCTGGACTCAGTTAACTCAACGGGTCGACTCTACATGACTCACTCTGTAGCTGGTGAAGTGTACATGCTGAGATTTGCAGTGGGGGCCACACTCACAGAAGAACGCCACGTGTGTGCCGCTTGGAAGTTAATAAAAGAGTCAGCGGAGGCTTTGCTCAAGCGGAGTTACTACAACAGTGTTTGA
- the LOC140007751 gene encoding uncharacterized protein — MKELSHLYFPLGLFLLCSLFSCLAMVTPNITSDQSALLSLKAKITGDPHEILASNWSATSSVCDWRGVTCGSRHRRVTALNISNLGLTGTIPPQLGNLSFLMSLDMSRNNFYGELPHELIRLSRLQVLNLGVNMLRGNIPSWVGSFQQLQHFSLKNNSFTGFIPPSISNMSKLETLSLQCNSLQGALPIEIGNLNKLKQIVLVYNQLSGFLPLGMFNISSLQVIALQNNSLSGSLPSSICSRLQGLTWLDLGRNKLSGVIPPSLSECSKLQVLLLFDNNFSGVIPEGFGNLTALERLHLHANNLHGSIPQKFGNLKHLEELALGSNSLTGSIPAQIFNISTLRVLDLSNNTLSGRLPSSTGYGLINLEWLDLFLNELDGVIPASISNASKLTMLELGQNRFCGPVPNSLGNLRLLRHLLLTDNHLTTEPSSRELSFISYLTNCKYLKSLAFAGNPLHGFLPMSVQNLSTSMEIFDASGCRIKGSIADGIGNLSSLMILALEGNHLSGPVPSTMEYLQNLQALFLGDNQLSGSIPDCICKLKRLYQMYVGQNIFRGSIPSCLNNISSLGEIDFAGNLLNSSIPGSLWNLTDLLKLNLSYNSLSGSLPYETGNLKVVTLLDLSGNHLNGNIPSSLGGLQCLAKLSLAQNKLQGPVPDSLNQMFSLEFLDLSNNNLSGPIPKSLETLIYLNYINLSFNHFRGEIPSSGPFKKFTYESFMFNDDLCGAQRFHVPPCRSPRIHKSSQKKVFHMLGILSGIAATIIAVTAAAILLLRRPRNDGVSRNTDLLPMGLPKRISYSELVQATNGYDERNLLGKGSFGSVYKGILTDGTVVAVKVFTLLADVNSRSFDTECEVLRNLRHRNLTKVIGSCSNLDFKALVLEYKSNGSLEKWLYSHNHCLDLLQRISTMMDVASALEYLHFGYTAPVVHCDLKPSNILLDESMVAHVSDFGMAKFLDEEDSVLHTKTLATLGYLAPEYGLEGQVSTRVDVYSFGIVLMETFSRMKPSDEMFKDDLSLKSWIEESLPNATTHVIDANLLGRQDEHFNEKLECISVIFKLALSCCAECPRDRTNMKDVVAALQKIKCQIEFFPNISA, encoded by the exons ATGAAGGAATTATCTCACTTGTATTTTCCCCTCGGACTCTTCTTGCTATGTTCTCTCTTCTCTTGCTTAGCCATGGTCACCCCCAACATTACCTCGGATCAATCAGCCCTTCTCTCATTGAAAGCCAAAATCACTGGGGATCCTCACGAAATCTTGGCAAGCAACTGGTCGGCTACTTCCTCAGTTTGTGACTGGAGAGGAGTCACTTGCGGCTCTCGCCACCGCAGAGTCACTGCCTTGAATATCTCCAACTTGGGCCTCACCGGCACCATTCCTCCACAACTGGGCAATCTCTCCTTTCTCATGTCTCTCGATATGAGCAGGAACAACTTTTACGGAGAACTTCCCCATGAATTGATTCGTCTGTCCAGGTTACAAGTCCTCAATTTAGGCGTTAACATGCTTAGAGGAAATATTCCCTCTTGGGTTGGTTCCTTCCAACAACTCCAACACTTTTCTCTAAAGAACAATAGCTTTACAGGCTTTATCCCACCTTCTATCTCCAACATGTCCAAGCTAGAGACATTAAGTCTGCAGTGTAATTCTCTACAAGGAGCATTACCAATCGAGATTGGGAATTTAAACAAGTTGAAGCAAATAGTCCTGGTGTATAATCAGCTTTCCGGTTTTCTGCCACTGGGGATGTTCAATATTTCCTCACTGCAAGTTATTGCACTTCAAAATAATAGCTTATCTGGCAGTCTTCCATCCAGCATATGTTCCCGTCTTCAAGGACTCACATGGCTTGACCTTGGCCGCAACAAATTAAGTGGTGTGATACCACCATCGTTATCGGAGTGTTCGAAGCTTCAGGTACTGTTGTTGTTTGACAACAACTTTAGTGGAGTGATACCGGAAGGATTTGGGAACTTGACGGCGCTCGAGCGACTACATCTTCATGCGAACAATTTACACG GTAGTATTCCGCAAAAGTTTGGCAACCTAAAGCATCTTGAAGAACTTGCTTTGGGCTCCAATAGCCTAACTGGATCCATACCAGCCCAAATATTCAACATCTCGACACTGCGAGTGCTGGATCTATCGAACAATACGCTTTCTGGAAGGCTTCCGTCATCCACGGGTTATGGATTGATCAACCTTGAATGGCTTGATCTCTTTTTGAATGAGTTGGATGGAGTAATACCAGCTTCAATCTCAAATGCGTCTAAGCTTACTATGTTAGAATTGGGTCAAAATAGATTCTGCGGTCCAGTTCCAAACTCTCTTGGAAACCTAAGACTTCTAAGACATTTGTTACTCACTGATAATCATTTGACAACTGAACCTTCATCGAGAGAATTGAGCTTTATCAGTTACTTAACAAATTGCAAGTATCTGAAAAGTTTAGCTTTTGCTGGAAATCCGCTGCACGGTTTTCTTCCGATGTCAGTTCAAAATCTCTCAACTTCTATGGAGATATTCGATGCAAGTGGTTGCAGAATCAAGGGAAGCATTGCCGatggaattgggaatttgagcAGCCTAATGATTTTGGCTCTAGAAGGAAATCACCTCAGTGGGCCCGTTCCGAGCACAATGGAATACTTGCAAAATCTTCAAGCATTGTTTTTGGGTGATAATCAATTAAGTGGTTCAATTCCAGATTGCATTTGCAAGTTAAAGAGATTGTACCAAATGTATGTGGGACAAAACATTTTTCGTGGGTCAATACCATCATGCCTAAATAATATAAGTTCCTTGGGAGAAATTGACTTTGCCGGGAACTTATTAAACTCAAGCATACCTGGTAGCTTGTGGAACCTCACCGATCTCTTGAAGTTGAACCTGTCATATAATTCATTGAGTGGCTCACTACCTTATGAAACTGGAAATTTGAAGGTAGTAACACTATTAGATTTGTCAGGAAATCACCTTAATGGGAATATTCCAAGTTCCTTGGGCGGCTTGCAATGTTTAGCAAAGCTTTCATTAGCACAAAATAAACTTCAGGGACCTGTTCCAGACTCTCTCAATCAGATGTTCAGCTTGGAATTTTTGGATCTATCCAATAATAATCTATCAGGTCCAATACCAAAGTCCTTGGAGACACTTATATATCTCAATTACATTAATCTTTCTTTCAACCACTTCAGAGGAGAAATTCCCTCTAGTGGTCCTTTCAAGAAGTTCACATATGAATCATTCATGTTTAATGATGACTTGTGTGGCGCTCAAAGATTTCATGTTCCTCCATGTCGTTCTCCTCGGATTCACAAATCGAGTCAAAAGAAAGTATTTCACATGCTAGGCATTCTATCAGGTATTGCAGCAACAATAATTGCTGTTACAGCTGCTGCAATTTTACTTTTAAGACGCCCAAGGAATGATGGGGTTTCAAGAAATACTGATTTGTTGCCCATGGGTTTGCCAAAAAGGATTTCATACTCTGAACTCGTGCAAGCAACCAATGGTTATGACGAAAGGAATTTACTTGGCAAAGGGAGTTTCGGATCTGTATATAAGGGTATTTTAACGGATGGGACAGTTGTAGCCGTAAAAGTTTTCACTTTACTAGCAGATGTCAATTCCAGGAGTTTTGATACAGAGTGTGAAGTTCTACGCAACCTTCGCCATAGAAACCTAACCAAAGTGATTGGTAGCTGCTCTAACTTGGACTTTAAAGCCTTAGTGCTTGAGTATAAGTCCAATGGGAGCCTTGAGAAATGGTTATACTCCCACAACCATTGCCTGGATCTGCTGCAAAGGATAAGCACAATGATGGATGTTGCTTCCGCATTGGAATATCTCCATTTTGGTTATACAGCACCAGTGGTTCACTGCGATCTGAAACCTAGCAACATATTACTAGATGAAAGTATGGTTGCTCATGTCAGTGATTTTGGTATGGCAAAGTTTTTGGATGAAGAAGATAGTGTTCTACATACCAAGACACTTGCAACGCTTGGATACTTGGCACCAg AGTATGGACTTGAAGGGCAGGTGTCAACAAGGGTTGATGTGTATAGTTTTGGCATTGTTTTGATGGAAACCTTTTCAAGAATGAAGCCTAGTGATGAAATGTTCAAAGATGATTTGAGCCTGAAGAGTTGGATTGAAGAATCTCTGCCTAATGCAACAACTCATGTTATAGATGCAAACTTACTTGGGCGACAAGATGAGCATTTCAATGAGAAATTGGAGTGTATTTCAGTGATCTTCAAATTGGCTTTGAGTTGCTGTGCAGAATGCCCACGAGATCGGACTAATATGAAGGATGTTGTGGCAGcacttcaaaaaataaaatgtcaAATTGAGTTTTTTCCGAATATCTCGGCATGA
- the LOC140007356 gene encoding uncharacterized protein: MKDAKSEIVIAFTDRATKGPNGAGKEGDGQGEAQLHGNRAVGNADFAKPSFTPNGQGYVAWLLNPTQTSAQQGHKFIGLAGVLKLAQSVTDILYQFFPQSVDILRPEISFIYGEAPVLLKPNESAIEIIFGKTAKTGGKVVGFGAEQVILVRDDSAREGISRDVGNHALVLTILECKGLEFQDVLLYNFFSSSPLKNQWRVVYDFIEKKDLRDPCFPRCFPSFSHARHSILCSELKQLYVAITRTRQRLWICEDSEEFAAPMFDFWKKLGLVQVKEVGSTNVLLVIEFVVERLIL, translated from the exons ATGAAGGATGCAAAGTCTGAGATAGTGATAGCATTCACCGACCGTGCCACAAAGGGGCCAAATGGGGCTGGGAAAGAAGGGGACGGGCAGG GTGAAGCCCAATTGCACGGCAATCGTGCTGTAGGAAATGCAGACTTTGCCAAACCCTCTTTCACTCCTAACGGACAGGGTTACGTGGCATGGTtgttaaatccaacccaaacaTCAGCCCAGCAAGGCCACAAGTTCATTGGGTTAGCTGGAGTACTTAAATTAGCACAGAGTGTCACAGACATTCTTTACCAATTTTTCCCTCAATCTGTTGATATTTTGAGACCTGAAATTAGCTTTATATATGGTGAAGCTCCTGTTCTGCTTAAGCCTAACGAGAGTGCTATTGAGATTATTTTCGGAAAGACTGCAAAGACTGGTGGGAAAGTAGTAGGCTTTGGTGCCGAACAGGTTATACTAGTACGTGATGATTCTGCTCGGGAAGGAATTTCTAGAGATGTAGGAAATCATGCTCTTGTTCTTACAATACTGGAATGCAAGGGTCTAGAGTTTCAG GATGTCTTACTGTACAATTTTTTCAGTTCATCGCCTCTGAAGAACCAATGGAGAGTGGTGTATGACTTCATAGAGAAAAAAGATCTACGTGATCCTTGTTTCCCTAGGTGCTTTCCTAGTTTTAGCCATGCAAGACACAGTATCCTTTGTTCTGAATTGAAACAATTATACGTGGCAATTACGCGGACAAGGCAGAGACTGTGGATTTGTGAAGATAGTGAGGAGTTTGCTGCACCCATGTTTGACTTCTGGAAGAAGTTGGGCCTTGTGCAAGTAAAGGAGGTGGGTTCAACCAATGTTTTATTGGTCATTGAATTTGTGGTTGAACGGCTAATATTGTAA